A single region of the Halorussus gelatinilyticus genome encodes:
- the engB gene encoding GTP-binding protein EngB translates to MFESRPDRSDEVIFVGRSNVGKSTLMREITGHTFDTGSKPGVTRSPNHYDWASDDFVLSDLPGFGFMSGVPEEQREQIKTDIVRYIEDNADDILVGVLVVDGKSAVDIIDRHSGEDEIPYDVEMFYFLRDVGIPVVVAVNKMDKVDDEDERLDELCDRLGLHPPWKQWQDTIAPISAKRGNIDALNEAVKEHLHEAKRDDLLKFFS, encoded by the coding sequence ATGTTCGAGAGTCGCCCGGACCGAAGCGACGAGGTAATTTTCGTCGGCCGGTCGAACGTCGGCAAGTCCACGCTGATGCGCGAGATCACCGGCCACACCTTCGACACGGGGAGCAAGCCCGGCGTCACGCGTTCGCCGAACCACTACGACTGGGCCAGCGACGACTTCGTGCTGAGCGACCTGCCGGGCTTCGGCTTCATGTCGGGCGTCCCCGAAGAGCAACGCGAGCAGATAAAGACCGACATCGTCCGGTACATCGAGGACAACGCCGACGACATCCTCGTGGGCGTCCTCGTGGTAGACGGCAAGAGCGCGGTGGACATCATCGACCGTCACTCGGGCGAGGACGAGATTCCCTACGACGTGGAGATGTTCTACTTCCTCCGGGACGTGGGGATTCCGGTCGTCGTCGCGGTCAACAAGATGGACAAGGTGGACGACGAGGACGAGCGACTGGACGAGCTGTGCGACCGCCTCGGTCTGCACCCGCCGTGGAAGCAGTGGCAGGACACGATTGCGCCCATCAGCGCCAAGCGCGGGAACATCGACGCGCTGAACGAGGCGGTGAAAGAGCATCTGCACGAGGCTAAGCGGGACGACCTGCTGAAGTTCTTTTCGTAG
- a CDS encoding TIGR00341 family protein: MRLVQVSIPAGKRELVADVLDEEGVDYMLTDETSGREYTAIAYFPLPTSAVQPILDKLQDAGLGEDPHAVIIDAETDTSRQYQELERRFAEENDNPSTIAREEIRTEAREMTPEFPTFVAMTVISAVVATAGMLLDSPAVVVGSMVIAPLIGPAMGASVGTVLGDRQLFQRGVKYQFIGGFAAIGSAAVFAVIVRYGLLIPPGTDVLDISQVSGRLTPDFLSLAVAIGAGAAGVLSLASGVSVAIVGVMIAAALVPPAAAVGIAIAWQQPLAAVSSLVLVLVNILSINLSGLVVLWYLGYRPKNWFTRNETRTALFKRIGILVVLIGLLSLFLGGVTFTSIQNATFQNQAQAEVESVIGETGSPYEDARLFGTEFKAGSTLPFDRSRRVVVTVGKPPGEQYPDLAERLSERINRNTGHEIDVQVRYIEYDDDDDPDTRSGERAPEG, from the coding sequence ATGCGGCTCGTGCAGGTTTCGATTCCGGCGGGCAAGCGAGAGTTGGTCGCCGACGTCCTCGACGAGGAGGGCGTCGATTACATGCTGACCGACGAGACCAGCGGTCGGGAGTACACCGCCATCGCGTACTTCCCGCTGCCGACCAGCGCGGTCCAGCCGATTCTCGATAAGTTGCAGGACGCCGGGTTGGGCGAGGACCCCCACGCGGTCATCATCGACGCCGAGACCGACACCTCCCGCCAGTATCAGGAACTCGAACGGCGATTCGCCGAGGAGAACGACAACCCCTCGACCATCGCCCGCGAGGAGATTCGGACCGAAGCCCGCGAGATGACCCCCGAGTTCCCGACGTTCGTGGCGATGACGGTCATCAGCGCGGTCGTCGCCACCGCGGGAATGCTGTTGGACTCCCCGGCGGTCGTCGTCGGGTCGATGGTCATCGCGCCGCTCATCGGGCCGGCGATGGGCGCGAGCGTCGGCACCGTCCTCGGCGACCGGCAACTGTTCCAGCGCGGCGTGAAGTACCAGTTCATCGGCGGCTTCGCGGCCATCGGGTCCGCGGCCGTCTTCGCGGTTATCGTGCGCTACGGTCTGCTGATTCCGCCGGGGACCGACGTTCTCGACATCTCGCAGGTAAGCGGGCGACTCACGCCCGACTTCCTCTCGCTCGCGGTCGCCATCGGCGCGGGCGCGGCGGGCGTCCTGAGCCTCGCCTCCGGCGTCTCGGTCGCCATCGTCGGCGTGATGATCGCCGCGGCCCTCGTTCCACCCGCCGCCGCGGTCGGCATCGCCATCGCGTGGCAACAGCCGCTCGCGGCGGTCAGTTCGCTGGTCCTCGTCCTCGTCAACATCCTCTCCATCAACCTCTCCGGACTGGTCGTCCTCTGGTATCTGGGCTACCGGCCGAAAAACTGGTTCACTCGGAACGAGACCCGGACGGCGCTGTTCAAGCGCATCGGCATCCTCGTCGTCCTCATCGGTCTTCTGTCGCTGTTCCTCGGCGGCGTCACCTTCACCAGCATCCAGAACGCCACCTTCCAGAACCAGGCCCAAGCGGAGGTAGAGAGCGTCATCGGCGAGACGGGGTCGCCCTACGAGGACGCCCGACTCTTCGGCACGGAGTTCAAGGCGGGCAGTACCCTCCCGTTCGACCGGTCCCGGCGGGTGGTCGTCACCGTCGGCAAACCGCCGGGCGAACAGTACCCCGACCTCGCGGAGCGGTTGAGCGAGCGCATCAACCGCAACACCGGCCACGAAATCGACGTGCAGGTTCGGTACATCGAGTACGACGACGACGACGACCCCGACACGCGGTCTGGGGAACGAGCGCCCGAGGGATAA
- a CDS encoding SIMPL domain-containing protein, producing MSRKLLATVGVALLLVTAGCAGSLNPAASANAQTDQTNGTDRSGNSTISVSASGQVEAEPDQAVLQVAVLASGDDANAVREQVAQNVTRMREALRNAGIADDQIRTVQYSIDQQYREENGERRPDGFQGVHAFEITLSNVSRAGPVIDAAVSNGADRVQSVQLTLSEERRREVRADALRNAMDNARADADVIAESANLTVSGVHTVSTGDVGFSSVRAEALTAQSDAGTQIESGPVTVTAQVSVTYNATG from the coding sequence ATGTCCAGAAAGCTACTAGCGACGGTGGGGGTCGCGCTCCTGCTGGTGACGGCCGGGTGTGCGGGGAGCCTGAATCCGGCGGCGAGCGCGAACGCACAGACCGACCAAACGAACGGGACCGACCGGAGCGGAAACTCGACCATCAGCGTCTCGGCGTCCGGACAGGTCGAGGCCGAACCCGACCAGGCGGTGCTACAGGTCGCGGTCCTCGCCAGCGGCGACGACGCGAACGCGGTCCGCGAGCAGGTGGCCCAGAACGTGACCCGGATGCGCGAGGCGCTCCGGAACGCCGGTATCGCCGATGACCAGATTCGAACGGTGCAGTACAGCATCGACCAGCAGTACCGCGAGGAGAACGGTGAGCGCCGACCCGACGGGTTCCAAGGCGTCCACGCCTTCGAGATTACCCTCTCGAACGTGAGTCGCGCCGGACCCGTCATCGACGCGGCGGTCTCGAACGGGGCCGACCGAGTCCAGAGCGTCCAGTTGACGCTCTCGGAGGAGCGCCGCCGCGAGGTCCGCGCCGACGCGCTCCGGAACGCGATGGACAACGCTCGCGCCGACGCCGACGTCATCGCCGAGAGCGCGAACCTGACGGTCTCGGGCGTCCACACCGTCTCGACCGGCGACGTGGGATTCAGTTCCGTCCGGGCCGAGGCACTGACCGCACAGTCCGACGCCGGAACGCAAATCGAGTCGGGTCCCGTCACCGTCACCGCGCAGGTTTCGGTGACGTACAACGCGACCGGATAA